Proteins from one Telopea speciosissima isolate NSW1024214 ecotype Mountain lineage chromosome 1, Tspe_v1, whole genome shotgun sequence genomic window:
- the LOC122639156 gene encoding protein DETOXIFICATION 21-like: MFGVFIISQVFMGHIGNTELAALSLVFQILTRFSFGILMGMSSGLETLCGQAFGAKQYHMLGIYLQRSWLVESGFFLLLIPLFIFSAPIFKLLGQTDEISEMANIISLWYIPIIFSYVFLYTLQMYLQTQSKNIIITWLSAITLIFHGFCSWILVSKMGLGIAGVMISMNIASWVPIIGQLTFIFCGGCPKTWTGFTMHAFSELWPVLKLSISSGVMLCLELWYNSVLVLFTGNTKDAEVTIDALSICLNINGFELMLSFGFLAAASVRVSNELGRGSAKAAKFAIKMVLVTSIIVEAVLWVSVLVFRYQVSYIFSSSEEVAEEFSDLCMLLTFNLILNSIQPVLSGVAVGAGWQSKVAYINIICYYCIGLPLGLLLYYVANLNVKGMWMGMIGGIVIQTLVLLYYVYKTDWDNQVSIAKARVSRWVLPSPDEEENDSSI, translated from the exons ATGTTTGGGGTGTTCATCATATCTCAAGTGTTCATGGGCCACATTGGAAACACTGAATTGGCAGCACTCTCTCTGGTTTTCCAAATACTCACCCGTTTCTCCTTTGGAATACTG ATGGGCATGTCTAGTGGACTGGAGACTCTATGTGGCCAAGCATTTGGAGCAAAACAATATCACATGTTGGGTATATATTTGCAGAGATCATGGTTGGTTGAATCAGGGTTCTTCCTACTCCTTATCCCTCTTTTCATCTTCAGTGCTCCCATTTTCAAATTACTTGGACAAACAGATGAGATATCAGAAATGGCAAACATAATTTCCCTTTGGTACATTCCCATAATCTTCTCCTATGTCTTCCTTTACACCCTTCAAATGTATCTTCAAACTCAGAGCAAGAACATTATCATTACTTGGTTATCAGCTATCACACTTATCTTTCATGGTTTCTGCTCATGGATCCTCGTATCAAAGATGGGTCTGGGCATCGCCGGAGTTATGATCTCAATGAATATCGCGAGTTGGGTACCGATAATCGGTCAATTAACCTTCATTTTCTGCGGCGGCTGTCCAAAAACATGGACTGGATTCACTATGCATGCATTTTCTGAATTATGGCCGGTGCTCAAATTATCAATATCATCAGGTGTAATGCTTTG CTTGGAGTTATGGTACAACTCAGTATTAGTTCTGTTCACTGGGAACACCAAAGATGCTGAGGTTACAATTGATGCTCTCTCCATTTG TCTTAATATCAATGGTTTTGAGTTGATGCTTTCCTTTGGCTTCCTAGCGGCTGCAAG TGTTAGGGTCTCCAACGAGCTTGGGAGAGGAAGTGCCAAAGCGGCAAAATTCGCCATCAAAATGGTTCTAGTAACTTCCATAATAGTTGAGGCTGTGTTGTGGGTCTCAGTGTTGGTCTTCAGATATCAAGTTTCCTATATATTTTCAAGTAGCGAGGAGGTAGCTGAGGAATTTTCGGATCTCTGCATGTTGTTGACCTTTAACCTCATATTGAACAGCATCCAACCTGTTCTCTCTG GAGTGGCTGTCGGTGCTGGATGGCAAAGCAAAGTAGCATATATCAACATCATTTGCTATTATTGCATAGGGCTTCCTCTTGGGCTGTTGCTTTATTATGTTGCCAATCTTAATGTGAAG GGAATGTGGATGGGAATGATTGGTGGCATTGTTATTCAAACTTTGGTGCTTCTTTATTATGTTTATAAAACTGATTGGGATAACCAG GTATCTATAGCAAAGGCAAGGGTGAGTAGGTGGGTCCTCCCATCTCCAGATGAGGAGGAGAACGATTCCTCAATTtag
- the LOC122667167 gene encoding protein DETOXIFICATION 21-like codes for MDSTAKEKLLLPDSGKEEEEEELWKRLWAESKKVWVVAIPACFTRISMFGVFIISQVFMGLIGNTELAALSVVFHLLARFSIGILMGMSSGLETLCGQAYGAKQYQMLGIYLQRSWVVESGFFLLLILPVFIFSAPILKLLGQTEEISHMTNIISLWYIPIMISYIFLYTLQMYLQAQSKNILITWLSAITIIFHGFCTWILVQKTRLGFAGVMISINIASWIPIVGQLIFVFYGGCPQTWTGFSMHALSDLWPVFKLSLSSGVMLCLELWYSSILILFTGNTKNAEVTIDALSICLNINGLEMMLSFGFLAAARDQKGTKLFLYENSVRVSNELGRGNAKAAKFAVKVVLVTSMLVEVVLWASVLVFRNKVSSIFSSSMECLLYVLSKENRTSYSKFTFSNIFQSIK; via the exons ATGGACAGTACAGCCAAGGAAAAGCTACTTCTCCCTGACTCAGgcaaggaggaagaggaggaggagttaTGGAAAAGGTTGTGGGCAGAATCAAAGAAGGTATGGGTAGTAGCAATACCTGCCTGCTTTACAAGAATATCAATGTTTGGGGTGTTCATCATATCTCAAGTGTTCATGGGCCTCATCGGAAACACTGAATTGGCAGCACTCTCGGTGGTTTTTCATCTACTCGCTCGTTTCTCCATTGGAATACTG ATGGGCATGTCTAGTGGACTAGAGACTCTATGTGGGCAAGCATATGGAGCAAAACAATATCAGATGTTGGGTATATATTTGCAGAGATCATGGGTGGTTGAATCAGGGTTCTTCTTACTCCTTATTCTCCCTGTTTTCATCTTCAGTGCTCCCATTCTCAAATTACTTGGACAAACAGAAGAGATATCACATATGACAAACATAATTTCCCTATGGTATATACCCATAATGATCTCTTATATCTTCCTTTACACCCTTCAAATGTATCTTCAAGCACAGAGCAAGAACATTCTCATTACATGGTTGTCAGCTATCACGATTATCTTTCATGGTTTCTGCACTTGGATCCTCGTTCAAAAGACTAGGTTGGGTTTCGCCGGAGTTATGATCTCAATAAATATCGCGAGTTGGATACCGATAGTCGGTCAGTTAATCTTCGTTTTCTACGGCGGTTGTCCACAAACATGGACTGGATTCTCTATGCATGCACTTTCCGACTTATGGCCGGTGTTCAAATTATCACTATCATCAGGTGTAATGCTTTG CTTGGAGTTATGGTACAGCTCAATCTTGATTCTGTTCACTGGGAACACTAAAAATGCTGAGGTTACAATTGACGCTCTCTCCATTTG TCTTAATATCAATGGTCTTGAGATGATGCTTTCGTTTGGTTTTCTAGCGGCTGCAAG GGACCAGAAGGGAACTAAACTTTTCCTTTATGAAAATAGTGTTAGGGTCTCCAACGAGCTTGGGAGAGGAAATGCCAAAGCGGCAAAATTTGCCGTCAAAGTGGTTCTAGTAACTTCCATGCTAGTTGAGGTTGTGCTGTGGGCCTCAGTATTGGTGTTCAGAAATAAAGTTTCCTCTATATTTTCGAGTAGCATGGAA tGTCTTCTATATGTATTATCAAAGGAAAACCGCACAAGCTATTCAAAATTCACCTTTTCAAACATTTTTCAAAGCATTAAATAG